The following are from one region of the Lacinutrix sp. Bg11-31 genome:
- a CDS encoding DUF6452 family protein has translation MKKIITLLLLFVCIAFSCERDDICPEDTPTTPRMVVEFRNVTAIDNTKNVAGLRIEDFDDATRTLDDDHSITSEDQMLLPLKTDANETKYRVYKSYANTDGTITGNPDVITITYDTEEIYVSRACGYKTIYKNVLLTITPEAGTDNWMIFAAPENDNQSVINEDEIHYTIRH, from the coding sequence ATGAAAAAAATAATAACCTTACTGCTACTCTTTGTTTGTATTGCTTTTAGTTGCGAGCGCGATGATATTTGTCCAGAAGATACTCCTACTACTCCAAGAATGGTAGTAGAATTTAGAAATGTTACAGCAATAGATAACACTAAAAATGTTGCAGGACTTCGTATTGAAGATTTTGATGATGCTACACGTACTCTTGATGATGATCATAGTATTACGAGTGAAGATCAAATGCTTTTGCCTTTAAAAACCGATGCTAACGAAACAAAATATCGTGTCTATAAAAGTTACGCTAACACTGATGGTACAATTACAGGTAACCCAGATGTAATAACAATAACTTACGACACTGAAGAAATTTATGTTTCTCGTGCTTGTGGCTATAAAACTATTTATAAAAACGTCTTATTAACTATAACACCAGAAGCTGGTACTGATAATTGGATGATATTTGCAGCACCAGAAAACGATAACCAATCTGTAATAAATGAAGATGAAATACACTATACAATACGTCACTAG